A portion of the Punica granatum isolate Tunisia-2019 chromosome 7, ASM765513v2, whole genome shotgun sequence genome contains these proteins:
- the LOC116213796 gene encoding probable apyrase 7 — MEPKSPSKLKLLSSGSHSCRGKLKICALVTVTLLILAVGLYFAIQLGKAHIFVSESYFTVVVDCGSTRTRVYVYELLSRGVTKWELPVLVHSYPESSMKNHLRKGSCEYHCLQTEPGLDKFVGNASGVRSSLEPLINWAEQWVPIEKHKETPIFVLATAGLRRLGNEHAMKVLDDVEAVLEEHEFLHNRSWIRVLSGREEAYYGWVALNYQMGRLGSPSNLSTLGLLDLGGSSLQIAVEENHAINEKYLVSSKLGSIEHEVLAYSLPSFGLNAAFERSIATLLQRQTLEESRTDAYRVRHPCLDSNSEQNFTCYDCFGINATDKKTSSSSTQKTEVTSLHVVGEPNWEECVILARTAAANSSGLFNNFIKDSLVGKADFSSSTGTNALNTLSVAPPNTSFHALSGFFAVHSKLKLKQEANFTDVLEKGQQLCSRLWKNSSSASENRNYGERFCFQVPYIASLIHNALSLLNNNITFGPRDVSWTLGAALVEGEFIWQNSSETLGTALSLNITNFFSSTLFLLVLLICLGLVVHRRQIKFPMLGKKRIAAGVSLPSYIKRQQN; from the exons ATGGAACCGAAGTCGCCTTCCAAGCTTAAGCTCTTGAGCTCAGGATCTCATTCATGCAGAGGAAAATTGAAGATTTGCGCATTAGTGACAGTCACGTTGCTGATATTAGCAGTTGGTCTCTATTTTGCAATCCAACTAGGGAAAGCTCACATTTTTGTAAGTGAATCTTATTTTACTGTTGTTGTGGACTGTGGAAGCACAAGGACGCGAGTCTATGTCTACGAGTTGCTCTCTAGAGGTGTGACCAAATGGGAATTGCCTGTCTTGGTGCACTCTTATCCCGAAAGTTCGATGAAGAACCACCTTAGGAAGGGCTCTTGTGAGTATCATTGTTTGCAGACTGAACCTGGGTTGGATAAGTTTGTCGGAAATGCTTCGGGGGTTCGGTCGTCACTTGAACCACTGATTAACTGGGCGGAACAGTGGGTCCCAATTGAAAAACATAAGGAAACTCCAATATTTGTTCTCGCGACTGCGGGGCTGCGGAGGTTGGGAAATGAGCATGCTATGAAAGTTTTGGACGATGTAGAGGCTGTTCTAGAGGAGCATGAATTCCTGCACAATAGAAGTTGGATAAGGGTGTTGAGTGGAAGAGAGGAAGCATATTATGGTTGGGTAGCTCTAAACTACCAAATGGGTAGACTCGGGAGTCCTTCAAACTTGTCAACTTTGGGACTCCTTGATTTGGGAGGTTCTTCCCTGCAGATTGCGGTGGAAGAAAATCATGCAATCAATGAAAAGTACTTGGTAAGTTCAAAATTAGGGTCAATAGAACATGAGGTGTTGGCCTATTCATTGCCATCGTTTGGTCTGAATGCAGCATTTGAGAGATCAATTGCTACGCTTCTACAAAGACAAACACTTGAGGAAAGTAGAACTGATGCCTATCGGGTGAGGCATCCCTGTCTGGATTCAAACTCTGAGCAAAACTTTACATGCTATGATTGTTTCGGGATTAATGCCACGGATAAGAAAACTTCTAGCAGTTCAACGCAGAAAACGGAAGTCACGTCTTTACATGTGGTTGGAGAGCCAAATTGGGAAGAATGCGTAATACTTGCTAGGACTGCTGCGGCAAACTCAAGCGggttatttaataattttataaaggACAGCTTAGTTGGGAAAGCCGACTTCTCTTCTAGCACTG GAACCAATGCCCTTAACACTCTTTCTGTTGCTCCACCAAACACAAGCTTCCACGCATTATCAGGATTCTTTGCTGTTCATAGTAAGTTGAAACTAAAGCAGGAAGCTAACTTCACAGATGTCTTGGAGAAAGGGCAACAGCTGTGTTCGAGATTATGGAAGAATTCGAGCTCTGCTTCCGAGAACAGAAACTATGGCGAAAGGTTCTGTTTTCAGGTGCCTTATATTGCATCACTCATTCACAACGCCCTCAGCCTTCTCAACAACAACATAACTTTCGGCCCCCGAGATGTTTCTTGGACATTGGGAGCTGCTCTAGTGGAAGGGGAATTCATTTGGCAAAATTCCAGTGAAACTCTAGGAACTGCATTATCTCttaatattacaaatttcTTTTCCTCAACCTTGTTTCTGCTTGTTTTACTTATATGCCTTGGGCTTGTCGTTCATCGGAGACAAATTAAGTTTCCGATGTTAGGGAAGAAGCGGATTGCTGCCGGGGTGTCATTGCCCTCATACATAAAACGTCAACAGAACTGA
- the LOC116213798 gene encoding heme-binding protein 2-like: MEKEKRRIAIALVKLNLLCLLAAAGAIESPRYTIVHAESDFEVRLYGNSTWMAAPVRDLSFEKATLNGFHRLFQFIEGANLNYSRIPMTLPVVTSIVPGAGPLHSSAYAVLFYLPAKFQATPPTPLPELHLKPFNWTSHCVAARKFPGFAKDENIVHEAEQLAFSLSRSTWANATSAKSGYAYSIAQYSAPFQLIGRVNEVWVDVDASNCTSSGIAAY; the protein is encoded by the exons atggagaagGAGAAGCGGAGGATTGCGATAGCACTGGTCAAGCTCAACCTGCTGTGTCTCCTCGCCGCCGCTGGCGCCATCGAGTCTCCGCGGTACACCATCGTTCACGCCGAGTCCGATTTCGAGGTCAGGCTCTATGGAAACTCCACGTGGATGGCAGCACCCGTCAGAGACCTCTCCTTCGAGAAGGCCACCTTGAACGGCTTCCACAG GTTGTTCCAATTCATCGAAGGGGCCAACCTGAATTACTCTCGGATTCCGATGACCCTTCCTGTCGTAACAAGCATAGTTCCGGGAGCAGGGCCCCTTCACTCATCGGCCTACGCCGTCCTGTTCTACCTGCCCGCAAAGTTCCAAGCCACCCCGCCGACTCCCCTCCCCGAGCTTCACTTGAAGCCCTTCAACTGGACTAGCCATTGCGTAGCCGCCAGGAAGTTCCCGGGGTTCGCCAAGGATGAGAATATAGTGCACGAGGCGGAGCAGCTCGCCTTCAGCCTGAGCAGGTCCACGTGGGCTAATGCTACTTCAGCGAAGAGCGGCTATGCTTACTCCATTGCTCAATATAGTGCTCCCTTCCAGCTCATTGGCCGCGTTAATGAAGTTTGGGTCGATGTCGATGCTTCGAACTGCACTTCCAGTGGAATAGCTGCGTACTGA
- the LOC116213797 gene encoding CRAL-TRIO domain-containing protein C3H8.02 isoform X2 — MALRACPALRHPIIPIAFPTVSRKPLFTKRSFSVHSSISGPTEARKLVLEVKKQLERDHPSLPIGKNGRDDEEMIYWFLKDRRFDVEEAVSKLTKAIKWRYEFKVSELSEESVKGVADTGKAYVLDSLDVNGRPVLVVVASKHFPSVHDPIENEKLCTFLIEKALDKLPPGKEEILGIFDLRGFGPENADLKFLTFIFDAFYYYYPRRLGQVLFVDAPFLFKPIWQLAKPLLKSYASLVKFCSVETVKSEYFTEETLPAGFRD, encoded by the exons ATGGCGCTCCGTGCATGTCCCGCCCTTCGTCATCCCATTATTCCCATTGCATTCCCAACTGTTTCCAGGAAGCCCCTCTTTACAAAGCGTAGTTTCTCAGTTCACAGTTCCATTTCCGGACCGACTGAAGCTCGAAAG CTAGTTCTGGAGGTGAAAAAGCAGCTCGAAAGGGATCATCCTAGTCTTCCCATTGGCAAAAATGGAAGAGATGATGAAGAAATGATCTATTGGTTCCTGAAGGATAGAAGGTTTGATGTTGAAGAAGCTGTTTCGAAATTGACTAAGGCTATT AAATGGCGTTATGAATTCAAAGTATCTGAACTGTCGGAAGAGTCAGTTAAAGGCGTTGCTGATACTGGGAAAGCCTATGTGCTCGACTCTCTCGATGTTAATGGCAGGCCAGTCCTTGTTGTGGTAGCATCCAAGCATTTTCCTTCT GTTCATGATCCCATTGAGAATGAGAAGCTCTGCACCTTTCTGATCGAGAAGGCACTGGACAAGCTTCCACCTGGTAAAGAAGAAATCCTTGGAATATTCGATCTCCGTGGCTTTGGTCCAGAGAATGCAGATCTCAAGTTCTTAACTTTCata TTTGATGCATTCTATTACTACTATCCGAGAAGATTGGGCCAAGTTCTGTTCGTGGATGCCCCATTCTTGTTCAAGCCGATCTGGCAACTCGCCAAGCCCTTATTGAAATCATATGCTTCTCTG GTGAAATTTTGCTCGGTGGAGACCGTCAAGAGCGAATACTTCACAGAAGAAACATTGCCAGCTGGTTTCAGAGACTGA
- the LOC116213797 gene encoding CRAL-TRIO domain-containing protein C3H8.02 isoform X1, whose amino-acid sequence MALRACPALRHPIIPIAFPTVSRKPLFTKRSFSVHSSISGPTEARKQLVLEVKKQLERDHPSLPIGKNGRDDEEMIYWFLKDRRFDVEEAVSKLTKAIKWRYEFKVSELSEESVKGVADTGKAYVLDSLDVNGRPVLVVVASKHFPSVHDPIENEKLCTFLIEKALDKLPPGKEEILGIFDLRGFGPENADLKFLTFIFDAFYYYYPRRLGQVLFVDAPFLFKPIWQLAKPLLKSYASLVKFCSVETVKSEYFTEETLPAGFRD is encoded by the exons ATGGCGCTCCGTGCATGTCCCGCCCTTCGTCATCCCATTATTCCCATTGCATTCCCAACTGTTTCCAGGAAGCCCCTCTTTACAAAGCGTAGTTTCTCAGTTCACAGTTCCATTTCCGGACCGACTGAAGCTCGAAAG CAGCTAGTTCTGGAGGTGAAAAAGCAGCTCGAAAGGGATCATCCTAGTCTTCCCATTGGCAAAAATGGAAGAGATGATGAAGAAATGATCTATTGGTTCCTGAAGGATAGAAGGTTTGATGTTGAAGAAGCTGTTTCGAAATTGACTAAGGCTATT AAATGGCGTTATGAATTCAAAGTATCTGAACTGTCGGAAGAGTCAGTTAAAGGCGTTGCTGATACTGGGAAAGCCTATGTGCTCGACTCTCTCGATGTTAATGGCAGGCCAGTCCTTGTTGTGGTAGCATCCAAGCATTTTCCTTCT GTTCATGATCCCATTGAGAATGAGAAGCTCTGCACCTTTCTGATCGAGAAGGCACTGGACAAGCTTCCACCTGGTAAAGAAGAAATCCTTGGAATATTCGATCTCCGTGGCTTTGGTCCAGAGAATGCAGATCTCAAGTTCTTAACTTTCata TTTGATGCATTCTATTACTACTATCCGAGAAGATTGGGCCAAGTTCTGTTCGTGGATGCCCCATTCTTGTTCAAGCCGATCTGGCAACTCGCCAAGCCCTTATTGAAATCATATGCTTCTCTG GTGAAATTTTGCTCGGTGGAGACCGTCAAGAGCGAATACTTCACAGAAGAAACATTGCCAGCTGGTTTCAGAGACTGA
- the LOC116215396 gene encoding uncharacterized protein LOC116215396, producing MDMKKKPDSLLPLKNTTSSYPPKHPPTSSSPATTGQPPQCFQTHPTPSLSFSSKNMSSTKSHSKNHTFGPFLIPVFAAFIFLCSVVSPTAAAPDGHLPVNQTFRPAEQLRRLKRVNAHLKKINKPAVKTIQSPDGDLIDCVLAHLQPAFDHPELRGQKPLEPPGLRPRRNVSAQDGTETETFQLWRDSGESCPEGTIPIRRTTEQDILRASSIKRFGRKLGRRNVRRDSTSNGHEHAVVFVNGEQYYGAKASINVWAPRVTDQYEFSLSQVWLISGSFGNDLNTIEAGWQVSPGLYGDNYPRFFTYWTTDAYQATGCYNLLCSGFVQTNNKIAIGAAISPRSSYNGKQFDIGVMVWKDPKHGNWWLEFGRGLLIGYWPSFLFSHLRNHADMVQFGGEIVNTRPSGFHTSTQMGSSHFAGEGFGKASYFRNLQVVDWDNNLLPLKNIHVLADHPNCYDIKQGQNKVWGNYFYYGGPGRNVRCP from the exons ATGGACATGAAGAAGAAGCCAGATTCACTCCTTCCATTAAAGAACACCACCAGCAGCTACCCACCAAAACACCCACCAACCTCTTCCTCTCCTGCAACAACAGGACAACCCCCTCAATGCTTCCAAACACATCCAACACCATCATTATCATTTTCCTCAAAAAATATGTCCTCTACTAAATCCCACTCCAAGAATCACACTTTTGGCCCTTTCCTCATCCCCGTTTTCGCTGCTTTCATCTTCCTATGTTCGGTCGTCAGCCCCACCGCAGCGGCTCCCGACGGCCACCTGCCCGTCAACCAGACGTTCCGGCCAGCTGAGCAGCTCCGGAGGCTGAAGAGGGTCAATGCTCACCTGAAGAAGATCAACAAACCTGCTGTCAAGACCATTCAG AGTCCTGATGGTGATCTGATAGACTGTGTGTTAGCTCATCTTCAACCCGCTTTTGACCATCCCGAGCTAAGAGGACAGAAACCATTG GAACCACCAGGGCTGAGGCCTAGACGAAATGTGTCGGCACAGGATgggacagagacagagacgtTTCAGCTTTGGAGAGACAGTGGTGAGTCATGCCCAGAAGGGACCATACCCATCAGAAGAACCACGGAACAGGACATCCTCAGAGCAAGTTCCATTAAGAGGTTCGGAAGAAAGCTTGGCAGAAGGAATGTTAGAAGAGATTCAACAAGCAATGGTCATGAG CATGCAGTCGTGTTCGTGAACGGAGAGCAATACTACGGAGCCAAGGCCAGCATTAATGTGTGGGCTCCTCGCGTCACCGATCAATACGAGTTCAGCTTGTCACAAGTTTGGCTCATCTCGGGTTCATTTGGCAATGACCTTAATACCATCGAAGCGGGTTGGCAG GTAAGTCCAGGACTGTATGGCGACAACTACCCGAGATTCTTCACTTACTGGACA ACTGACGCATATCAAGCCACGGGATGCTACAACTTGCTTTGCTCCGGCTTTGTCCAAACCAATAACAAGATAGCCATCGGTGCAGCAATCTCCCCAAGATCATCCTACAATGGAAAGCAGTTCGATATTGGTGTTATGGTGTGGAAG GACCCGAAGCACGGGAACTGGTGGCTAGAGTTTGGACGGGGCCTGCTCATTGGGTACTGGCCCTCGTTCCTGTTCAGTCACTTGAGAAACCATGCCGACATGGTCCAGTTCGGGGGAGAGATTGTGAACACAAGGCCATCCGGGTTCCACACGTCCACTCAGATGGGCAGCAGCCACTTCGCCGGAGAAGGATTTGGGAAAGCCTCCTATTTTAGGAACCTGCAAGTTGTGGACTGGGACAATAATCTTCTTCCTCTCAAGAACATTCATGTCTTAGCTGATCACCCGAATTGTTATGACATTAAGCAGGGACAGAACAAGGTTTGGGGAAATTATTTCTACTATGGAGGTCCTGGAAGAAATGTCAGGTGCCCTTGA
- the LOC116215395 gene encoding 2-oxoglutarate and iron-dependent oxygenase JMJD4 isoform X1, which yields MRSPGSIPANSRRNHRQIKNSPYPLLRSVSDCGNREMGINIGGQIERVSGKELSYREFVERYMKKNEPVVITGLMDDWRACRDWVSEGGKPNLHFFSTHFGKSRVQVADCGTREFTDQKRVEMSVSQFVDQWLHCHGEDHADVSTSERNSILYLKDWHFVKEYPVYTAYTTPLFFHDDWLNLYLDYHHMHKDPDTYQETNEICCSDYRFVYMGAKGSWTPLHADVFRSYSWSANVCGKKQWLFLPPSQHHLVFDRNMKNSVYDIFNDVSDKTFPGFKMAVWLECTQERNEIIFVPSGWYHQVHNLEDTISINHNWFNSYNLSWIWDLLQRDYNEAKDYIEDIRDICDDFEGLCQRNLAANTGMNFNDFFTFITRFTFANLVLLDYLCKDNEDVTGMPSSPIVSHLISNLASLRKVALSMESTEGLSDNPGIVHLAEMSNDPKFLELCSALGKTYKIIHGSDPQSYGAWRDNLGNSDLIKILSKVCTPRDLVNGMDCAVKELRSFSSLSS from the exons ATGAGATCTCCCGGCAGCATCCCGGCGAACTCCCGGCGAAATCATCGGCAAATTAAGAACTCTCCGTATCCATTACTACGGTCAGTTTCTGATTGCGGAAACAGAGAAATGGGTATCAACATTGGAGGGCAGATAGAGAGAGTGAGCGGGAAAGAGCTGAGTTACAGGGAGTTTGTGGAGAGGTACATGAAGAAGAATGAGCCAGTGGTGATTACGGGTCTAATGGATGATTGGAGAGCTTGCAGGGATTGGGTCTCGGAAGGAGGGAAGCCCAATCTCCATTTCTTCTCTACCCACTTCGGGAAATCCAGAGTTCAG GTGGCTGATTGCGGTACTAGGGAATTCACGGATCAGAAAAGGGTGGAAATGTCTGTCTCTCAGTTTGTTGACCAATGGCTACATTGTCACGGGGAAGACCATGCTGATGTTTCAACAAGTGAGAGGAACTCAATACTGTATTTGAAGGATTGGCATTTCGTAAAG GAATACCCAGTATATACAGCATACACAACACCACTTTTTTTCCATGATGATTGGCTGAACCTCTATCTTGACTATCATCACATGCATAAAGATCCTGACACCTACCAAGAGACTAATGAAATATGTTGCTCTGACTATCGTTTTGTCTACATGGGAGCAAAAG GATCTTGGACTCCTCTTCACGCTGATGTCTTCAGGTCATATAGCTGGTCAGCAAATGTGTGTGGGAAAAAACAGTGGCTTTTCTTGCCCCCTTCTCAACATCATCTTGTGTTTGACAG AAATATGAAGAATTCTGTCTATGATATCTTCAATGATGTGAGTGATAAAACCTTTCCTGGTTTTAAGATG GCTGTTTGGCTAGAGTGCACGCAGGAAAGGAATGAAATTATCTTTGTGCCAAGTGGATGGTATCATCAAGTTCATAATCTG GAAGACACTATATCTATAAATCACAACTGGTTCAACTCATACAACTTATCGTGGATT TGGGATTTGCTTCAGAGAGACTACAACGAGGCTAAGGATTACATAGAGGACATCAGGGACATATGCGATGACTTTGAAGGTCTCTGCCAAAGAAATCTTGCTGCTAATACAG GCATGAACTTCAATGACTTCTTTACCTTCATTACACGCTTCACGTTTGCAAACTTGGTCCTATTGGACTATCTATGCAAAGACAATGAGGATGTCACCGGCATGCCATCATCTCCAATAGTTTCACACTTGATTTCAAACCTTGCTTCCTTACGGAAGGTTGCTCTAAGCATGGAATCCACTGAAGGCTTATCAGATAATCCTGGCATTGTACATTTAGCAGAAATGTCGAACGATCCTAAGTTCCTGGAGCTGTGCTCAGCTTTGGGCAAAACATACAAGATCATACATGGATCAGATCCTCAGAGTTATGGAGCGTGGAGAGACAATTTGGGTAACTCGGACCTTATAAAGATTTTGTCGAAGGTTTGCACTCCAAGAGATCTTGTGAATGGCATGGACTGCGCTGTTAAAGAGCTTAGAAGTTTCAGCTCGCTCTCGAGTTAA
- the LOC116215395 gene encoding 2-oxoglutarate and iron-dependent oxygenase JMJD4 isoform X2 translates to MRSPGSIPANSRRNHRQIKNSPYPLLRSVSDCGNREMGINIGGQIERVSGKELSYREFVERYMKKNEPVVITGLMDDWRACRDWVSEGGKPNLHFFSTHFGKSRVQVADCGTREFTDQKRVEMSVSQFVDQWLHCHGEDHADVSTSERNSILYLKDWHFVKEYPVYTAYTTPLFFHDDWLNLYLDYHHMHKDPDTYQETNEICCSDYRFVYMGAKGSWTPLHADVFRSYSWSANVCGKKQWLFLPPSQHHLVFDRNMKNSVYDIFNDAVWLECTQERNEIIFVPSGWYHQVHNLEDTISINHNWFNSYNLSWIWDLLQRDYNEAKDYIEDIRDICDDFEGLCQRNLAANTGMNFNDFFTFITRFTFANLVLLDYLCKDNEDVTGMPSSPIVSHLISNLASLRKVALSMESTEGLSDNPGIVHLAEMSNDPKFLELCSALGKTYKIIHGSDPQSYGAWRDNLGNSDLIKILSKVCTPRDLVNGMDCAVKELRSFSSLSS, encoded by the exons ATGAGATCTCCCGGCAGCATCCCGGCGAACTCCCGGCGAAATCATCGGCAAATTAAGAACTCTCCGTATCCATTACTACGGTCAGTTTCTGATTGCGGAAACAGAGAAATGGGTATCAACATTGGAGGGCAGATAGAGAGAGTGAGCGGGAAAGAGCTGAGTTACAGGGAGTTTGTGGAGAGGTACATGAAGAAGAATGAGCCAGTGGTGATTACGGGTCTAATGGATGATTGGAGAGCTTGCAGGGATTGGGTCTCGGAAGGAGGGAAGCCCAATCTCCATTTCTTCTCTACCCACTTCGGGAAATCCAGAGTTCAG GTGGCTGATTGCGGTACTAGGGAATTCACGGATCAGAAAAGGGTGGAAATGTCTGTCTCTCAGTTTGTTGACCAATGGCTACATTGTCACGGGGAAGACCATGCTGATGTTTCAACAAGTGAGAGGAACTCAATACTGTATTTGAAGGATTGGCATTTCGTAAAG GAATACCCAGTATATACAGCATACACAACACCACTTTTTTTCCATGATGATTGGCTGAACCTCTATCTTGACTATCATCACATGCATAAAGATCCTGACACCTACCAAGAGACTAATGAAATATGTTGCTCTGACTATCGTTTTGTCTACATGGGAGCAAAAG GATCTTGGACTCCTCTTCACGCTGATGTCTTCAGGTCATATAGCTGGTCAGCAAATGTGTGTGGGAAAAAACAGTGGCTTTTCTTGCCCCCTTCTCAACATCATCTTGTGTTTGACAG AAATATGAAGAATTCTGTCTATGATATCTTCAATGAT GCTGTTTGGCTAGAGTGCACGCAGGAAAGGAATGAAATTATCTTTGTGCCAAGTGGATGGTATCATCAAGTTCATAATCTG GAAGACACTATATCTATAAATCACAACTGGTTCAACTCATACAACTTATCGTGGATT TGGGATTTGCTTCAGAGAGACTACAACGAGGCTAAGGATTACATAGAGGACATCAGGGACATATGCGATGACTTTGAAGGTCTCTGCCAAAGAAATCTTGCTGCTAATACAG GCATGAACTTCAATGACTTCTTTACCTTCATTACACGCTTCACGTTTGCAAACTTGGTCCTATTGGACTATCTATGCAAAGACAATGAGGATGTCACCGGCATGCCATCATCTCCAATAGTTTCACACTTGATTTCAAACCTTGCTTCCTTACGGAAGGTTGCTCTAAGCATGGAATCCACTGAAGGCTTATCAGATAATCCTGGCATTGTACATTTAGCAGAAATGTCGAACGATCCTAAGTTCCTGGAGCTGTGCTCAGCTTTGGGCAAAACATACAAGATCATACATGGATCAGATCCTCAGAGTTATGGAGCGTGGAGAGACAATTTGGGTAACTCGGACCTTATAAAGATTTTGTCGAAGGTTTGCACTCCAAGAGATCTTGTGAATGGCATGGACTGCGCTGTTAAAGAGCTTAGAAGTTTCAGCTCGCTCTCGAGTTAA